In a genomic window of Polycladomyces abyssicola:
- a CDS encoding spore coat protein CotJB, with amino-acid sequence MSKMSKEYYQLLHQLQVVDFVLVELNLYLDTHPGDTRTIQQYNSYAQKRSQLKKEFESRFGPLTHFGHSYNQYPGGWNEGPWPWEV; translated from the coding sequence ATGAGCAAAATGAGCAAAGAATATTATCAGCTCCTGCATCAATTGCAGGTGGTTGACTTCGTCCTGGTGGAATTGAACCTGTATCTGGATACCCATCCCGGAGATACACGTACGATTCAGCAGTATAACAGCTATGCACAAAAACGATCTCAGCTCAAAAAGGAGTTTGAGTCCCGATTCGGCCCGCTGACCCATTTTGGTCACAGTTATAATCAGTATCCGGGAGGATGGAACGAAGGCCCATGGCCTTGGGAAGTTTAG